One Devosia lacusdianchii genomic window carries:
- a CDS encoding DUF2852 domain-containing protein — MTTAIIKPQWSPLTIALMVLGFILFWPLGLAMLAYIIWGEKFGGSPEKAQAYFNKGKAWCTSNKPQHRGWHNNRSYGMSSSGNAAFDDYRAEQLKRLDEERARLDAEIDAFHEYMANLNKAKDREEFDRFMNERRGSRQGYTEPKPDNGDQNNNGWGNNNG, encoded by the coding sequence ATGACCACAGCAATCATCAAACCTCAATGGTCGCCACTGACCATAGCCCTCATGGTTCTGGGCTTTATCCTGTTCTGGCCCCTGGGCCTCGCCATGCTCGCCTACATCATCTGGGGCGAAAAATTCGGCGGCTCGCCCGAAAAGGCGCAAGCCTATTTCAACAAGGGCAAGGCCTGGTGCACGTCCAACAAGCCGCAGCACCGCGGCTGGCATAACAACCGGAGTTACGGCATGAGCTCGAGTGGCAATGCAGCCTTTGACGACTACCGCGCCGAACAGCTCAAGCGCCTCGACGAAGAACGCGCTCGCCTCGACGCCGAGATCGACGCCTTCCACGAATACATGGCCAACCTCAACAAGGCCAAGGATCGGGAAGAATTCGATCGCTTCATGAATGAACGCCGCGGTTCGCGCCAGGGCTATACCGAGCCCAAGCCGGACAATGGCGACCAGAACAACAACGGCTGGGGCAACAATAACGGCTAA